The Candidatus Thiothrix anitrata genome includes the window TTCAGCCTCTTCGCTAGTCAACATTTGGCCGAAGTAGTAGGTGTTGGACAGGGCAATGTCACACTGCCCGGCAGCAGCAGCCTTGATTTGGTCACGGTCGCCGCCTTCCGGTGGGCGTGCGAAGTTTTTCACCAGACCATCAGCCCATGCTTGGGCTTTTTCTGCACCGACGGTGGCAATCATCGAGCCAATCATTGACTGGTTGTAAATGTTGTCCGAAGAGCGCACACAGATGCGGCTTTTCCATTTTGCGTCAGTCAGTGCTTCATAAGTGGACAGATCTTCTGGTTTAACTTTGTCTTTCACGTAAAAAATTGGGCGAGCACGGGAGGTCAGGCCAAACCATTGGTTGGCAGGATCACGCAGGGTTTCGGGAATATCTTTTTTCAGGGTTTCTGATTCCACTGCTTGAGTTAAACCCATTTCAACCGCACGGTGCAAACGACCCGCATCGGCAGTCATCAGCAAGTCAGCCGGGGTGTTCTCACCTTCGAGCTTGAGGCGCTCCAACAGTGCATCGTCCTTGCCGGTGACGAGGTTGACCTTGATGCCAGTGGATTCGGTGAATTTGTCAAACAGTGGTTTGATCAATTGTTCCTTGCGGGAGGAATAGACATTGACTTCGCCATCGGCAAAGGCAGGGGTAGCAAGGCTGGCAACCAAGAGGGCTAGTGTAAGCTTTTTAATCACGGCTCGACTCCTAATGAAAACAGTAATAAGAAGGGTTCGTATTTTCTATCAGGAAAAATATAAATGCAAGCAGTTATCATTACGCACAGTGAATTTGGCGGTAGCCTTGCGGATTGTTACGTTTTGCTGGATTTTGTGTTGAGGTGCGGTTCTTGACTAGGTGCGCTAAGCACACCTAGCAAGAGATAGCAGTGATTAGCTATTGCTGTCAGTTTTTGATGCAGATTTTTCCGATACTTTGTCGGTTTTATCAGATGGCTTGGCATCGGTCTTATCGGCAGTTTTTGCATCCGCTTTGCCGGTCGATTTGTCCGTTGCGGTGGTGCTGGCAGTTGTCGCTCCCTCAGTCAGAGAAATATCAGCTTTAATTTTTTCAAATAATTTGTCGCCGATACCTTTGACTTCTTTGATTTCATCTAAGGTTTTGAAATCGCCATGTTCGGTGCGGTAGGCAACAATGGCTTCTGCTTTCGCAGCTCCGATACCATCTAGGCTATCTAAGGTTGCAGCATCGGCTTTGTTTATATTGATCATTTCGGCGAAAACAGCCGGTGCACATGACAGGCAGGCTAATAGGGTAGCGGCAATCA containing:
- a CDS encoding Fe(3+) ABC transporter substrate-binding protein; this encodes MIKKLTLALLVASLATPAFADGEVNVYSSRKEQLIKPLFDKFTESTGIKVNLVTGKDDALLERLKLEGENTPADLLMTADAGRLHRAVEMGLTQAVESETLKKDIPETLRDPANQWFGLTSRARPIFYVKDKVKPEDLSTYEALTDAKWKSRICVRSSDNIYNQSMIGSMIATVGAEKAQAWADGLVKNFARPPEGGDRDQIKAAAAGQCDIALSNTYYFGQMLTSEEAEEKAAAEKVAIFWPNQQDRGVHVNISGASVTKTAKNKDNAIKLMEFLVSDESQKWYAEANQEYPVKAGVTPSEMLKGWGEFKADSVNLTELGKYNAEAVKIMDKAGWK
- a CDS encoding ComEA family DNA-binding protein — protein: MKKTLIAATLLACLSCAPAVFAEMININKADAATLDSLDGIGAAKAEAIVAYRTEHGDFKTLDEIKEVKGIGDKLFEKIKADISLTEGATTASTTATDKSTGKADAKTADKTDAKPSDKTDKVSEKSASKTDSNS